From one Trifolium pratense cultivar HEN17-A07 linkage group LG1, ARS_RC_1.1, whole genome shotgun sequence genomic stretch:
- the LOC123881898 gene encoding probable pectinesterase/pectinesterase inhibitor 7 isoform X3 — translation MAFNNKTILLSILFFVSLCVANGVPPETICGSTVDPIYCKNVLANQNGNIYDYGRISIRKSLSQSRKFSNSMDSYLQGSPSLSQSTIRALEDCRFLSDLSFEYLSNTYATTNQSNNVLPTSQAEDFETFLSAVLTNQQTCLDGLNTIASDQRVKNDLSSSLSDDIKLHSVTLALFKKGWVPENKIRTSWPQNGRHLNFKNGRLPMKMSNKARAIYDSARQHGRKLLQTNSGEDSVVVSDIVVVSQDGSGNFTTINDAIAAAPNNTVASDGYFFILITKGVYQEYVSIPKNKKYLMMVGEGINQTVITGDHNVVDGSTTFNSATFAVVAQGFVAVNITFRNTAGPGKHQAVAMRSGSDMSTFYSCSFEGYQDTLYTHSLRQFYRECDIYGTVDFIFGNAAVVLQNCNIYPRLPLSGQFNSITAQGRTDPNQNTGTSIQNATIKAADDLAPKVGTVQTYLGRPWKEYSRTVFMQSSMDSFINSAGWHDWNGSFALSTLYYAEYNNRGAGSSTVNHVTWPGYHVIGATDAANFTVSNFLSGDDWIPQTGVPYLSGLI, via the exons ATGGCTTTCAATAACAAAACCATTCTACTTTCCATCTTGTTCTTTGTATCATTGTGTGTAGCAAATGGTGTTCCACCTGAAACCATTTGTGGGTCTACCGTGGACCCTATTTATTGTAAAAATGTACTTGCCAATCAAAATGGCAACATTTATGATTATGGTCGCATTTCTATTCGTAAATCTTTATCCCAATCTCGAAAGTTCAGTAATTCGATGGACTCGTATCTTCAGGGTAGCCCGTCTTTGTCTCAATCGACAATTCGTGCCCTTGAAGATTGTCGATTCCTCTCTGACTTAAGTTTTGAATACTTATCAAACACTTATGCCACTACCAATCAATCTAATAATGTTCTTCCAACATCTCAAGCTGAGGATTTTGAAACTTTTCTCAGTGCCGTTTTGACTAACCAGCAAACATGTTTGGATGGTCTCAACACTATAGCTTCTGATCAAAGAGTGAAAAACGACTTGTCGTCATCACTCTCCGATGACATAAAGCTTCATAGTGTCACCCTAGCCTTGTTCAAGAAGGGTTGGGTgcctgaaaataaaataagaacatCATGGCCACAAAACGGAagacatttgaatttcaaaaatgGTCGTTTACCAATGAAAATGTCAAATAAAGCACGTGCTATATATGATTCTGCTAGACAACATGGAAGAAAATTACTTCAAACGAATAGTGGTGAAGATAGTGTTGTGGTGAGTGATATTGTAGTTGTTAGCCAAGATGGAAGTGGAAATTTTACCACCATCAACGACGCAATAGCCGCTGCACCGAATAACACAGTTGCTAGCGATGGATACTTCTTCATTTTAATCACTAAAGGTGTGTATCAAGAGTATGTATCTATACCCAAAAACAAGAAGTACTTGATGATGGTTGGAGAAGGAATCAATCAAACAGTTATCACAGGTGATCACAATGTTGTTGATGGGTCCACTACATTCAATTCGGCCACATTTG CTGTGGTAGCTCAAGGGTTTGTAGCTGTAAACATAACATTCCGCAACACCGCTGGACCAGGAAAACACCAAGCAGTTGCAATGAGAAGtgga T CAGATATGTCTACCTTCTATAGTTGCAGTTTTGAAGGGTATCAAGACACATTGTATACACATTCTCTAAGGCAGTTTTATAGAGAATGTGATATTTATGGAACTGTTGACTTCATATTTGGAAATGCTGCGGTTGTTTTGCAAAATTGTAACATTTATCCTCGCCTTCCTCTTAGTGGTCAATTCAATTCCATCACAGCTCAAGGTCGAACCGATCCAAATCAAAACACTGGAACCTCTATACAAAATGCAACTATTAAAGCAGCAGATGATTTGGCTCCTAAAGTTGGAACTGTTCAAACATATCTAGGGAGACCATGGAAGGAATACTCAAGGACAGTTTTTATGCAATCATCTATGGATAGTTTCATAAACTCAGCTGGTTGGCATGATTGGAATGGTAGTTTTGCATTGAGCACTTTGTACTATGCAGAATACAATAATAGAGGTGCAGGTTCAAGCACTGTGAATCATGTTACATGGCCTGGTTATCATGTTATTGGTGCTACTGATGCAGCCAATTTCACAGTGTCAAATTTTCTAAGTGGTGATGATTGGATTCCTCAAACTGGTGTACCATACTTGAGTGGATTGATATAG
- the LOC123881898 gene encoding probable pectinesterase/pectinesterase inhibitor 7 isoform X1 — translation MAFNNKTILLSILFFVSLCVANGVPPETICGSTVDPIYCKNVLANQNGNIYDYGRISIRKSLSQSRKFSNSMDSYLQGSPSLSQSTIRALEDCRFLSDLSFEYLSNTYATTNQSNNVLPTSQAEDFETFLSAVLTNQQTCLDGLNTIASDQRVKNDLSSSLSDDIKLHSVTLALFKKGWVPENKIRTSWPQNGRHLNFKNGRLPMKMSNKARAIYDSARQHGRKLLQTNSGEDSVVVSDIVVVSQDGSGNFTTINDAIAAAPNNTVASDGYFFILITKGVYQEYVSIPKNKKYLMMVGEGINQTVITGDHNVVDGSTTFNSATFAVVAQGFVAVNITFRNTAGPGKHQAVAMRCGADMSTFYSCSFEGYQDTLYTHSLRQFYRECDIYGTVDFIFGNAAVVLQNCNIYPRLPLSGQFNSITAQGRTDPNQNTGTSIQNATIKAADDLAPKVGTVQTYLGRPWKEYSRTVFMQSSMDSFINSAGWHDWNGSFALSTLYYAEYNNRGAGSSTVNHVTWPGYHVIGATDAANFTVSNFLSGDDWIPQTGVPYLSGLI, via the exons ATGGCTTTCAATAACAAAACCATTCTACTTTCCATCTTGTTCTTTGTATCATTGTGTGTAGCAAATGGTGTTCCACCTGAAACCATTTGTGGGTCTACCGTGGACCCTATTTATTGTAAAAATGTACTTGCCAATCAAAATGGCAACATTTATGATTATGGTCGCATTTCTATTCGTAAATCTTTATCCCAATCTCGAAAGTTCAGTAATTCGATGGACTCGTATCTTCAGGGTAGCCCGTCTTTGTCTCAATCGACAATTCGTGCCCTTGAAGATTGTCGATTCCTCTCTGACTTAAGTTTTGAATACTTATCAAACACTTATGCCACTACCAATCAATCTAATAATGTTCTTCCAACATCTCAAGCTGAGGATTTTGAAACTTTTCTCAGTGCCGTTTTGACTAACCAGCAAACATGTTTGGATGGTCTCAACACTATAGCTTCTGATCAAAGAGTGAAAAACGACTTGTCGTCATCACTCTCCGATGACATAAAGCTTCATAGTGTCACCCTAGCCTTGTTCAAGAAGGGTTGGGTgcctgaaaataaaataagaacatCATGGCCACAAAACGGAagacatttgaatttcaaaaatgGTCGTTTACCAATGAAAATGTCAAATAAAGCACGTGCTATATATGATTCTGCTAGACAACATGGAAGAAAATTACTTCAAACGAATAGTGGTGAAGATAGTGTTGTGGTGAGTGATATTGTAGTTGTTAGCCAAGATGGAAGTGGAAATTTTACCACCATCAACGACGCAATAGCCGCTGCACCGAATAACACAGTTGCTAGCGATGGATACTTCTTCATTTTAATCACTAAAGGTGTGTATCAAGAGTATGTATCTATACCCAAAAACAAGAAGTACTTGATGATGGTTGGAGAAGGAATCAATCAAACAGTTATCACAGGTGATCACAATGTTGTTGATGGGTCCACTACATTCAATTCGGCCACATTTG CTGTGGTAGCTCAAGGGTTTGTAGCTGTAAACATAACATTCCGCAACACCGCTGGACCAGGAAAACACCAAGCAGTTGCAATGAGA TGTGGAGCAGATATGTCTACCTTCTATAGTTGCAGTTTTGAAGGGTATCAAGACACATTGTATACACATTCTCTAAGGCAGTTTTATAGAGAATGTGATATTTATGGAACTGTTGACTTCATATTTGGAAATGCTGCGGTTGTTTTGCAAAATTGTAACATTTATCCTCGCCTTCCTCTTAGTGGTCAATTCAATTCCATCACAGCTCAAGGTCGAACCGATCCAAATCAAAACACTGGAACCTCTATACAAAATGCAACTATTAAAGCAGCAGATGATTTGGCTCCTAAAGTTGGAACTGTTCAAACATATCTAGGGAGACCATGGAAGGAATACTCAAGGACAGTTTTTATGCAATCATCTATGGATAGTTTCATAAACTCAGCTGGTTGGCATGATTGGAATGGTAGTTTTGCATTGAGCACTTTGTACTATGCAGAATACAATAATAGAGGTGCAGGTTCAAGCACTGTGAATCATGTTACATGGCCTGGTTATCATGTTATTGGTGCTACTGATGCAGCCAATTTCACAGTGTCAAATTTTCTAAGTGGTGATGATTGGATTCCTCAAACTGGTGTACCATACTTGAGTGGATTGATATAG
- the LOC123881898 gene encoding probable pectinesterase/pectinesterase inhibitor 7 isoform X2: MAFNNKTILLSILFFVSLCVANGVPPETICGSTVDPIYCKNVLANQNGNIYDYGRISIRKSLSQSRKFSNSMDSYLQGSPSLSQSTIRALEDCRFLSDLSFEYLSNTYATTNQSNNVLPTSQAEDFETFLSAVLTNQQTCLDGLNTIASDQRVKNDLSSSLSDDIKLHSVTLALFKKGWVPENKIRTSWPQNGRHLNFKNGRLPMKMSNKARAIYDSARQHGRKLLQTNSGEDSVVVSDIVVVSQDGSGNFTTINDAIAAAPNNTVASDGYFFILITKGVYQEYVSIPKNKKYLMMVGEGINQTVITGDHNVVDGSTTFNSATFAVVAQGFVAVNITFRNTAGPGKHQAVAMRNMSTFYSCSFEGYQDTLYTHSLRQFYRECDIYGTVDFIFGNAAVVLQNCNIYPRLPLSGQFNSITAQGRTDPNQNTGTSIQNATIKAADDLAPKVGTVQTYLGRPWKEYSRTVFMQSSMDSFINSAGWHDWNGSFALSTLYYAEYNNRGAGSSTVNHVTWPGYHVIGATDAANFTVSNFLSGDDWIPQTGVPYLSGLI, encoded by the exons ATGGCTTTCAATAACAAAACCATTCTACTTTCCATCTTGTTCTTTGTATCATTGTGTGTAGCAAATGGTGTTCCACCTGAAACCATTTGTGGGTCTACCGTGGACCCTATTTATTGTAAAAATGTACTTGCCAATCAAAATGGCAACATTTATGATTATGGTCGCATTTCTATTCGTAAATCTTTATCCCAATCTCGAAAGTTCAGTAATTCGATGGACTCGTATCTTCAGGGTAGCCCGTCTTTGTCTCAATCGACAATTCGTGCCCTTGAAGATTGTCGATTCCTCTCTGACTTAAGTTTTGAATACTTATCAAACACTTATGCCACTACCAATCAATCTAATAATGTTCTTCCAACATCTCAAGCTGAGGATTTTGAAACTTTTCTCAGTGCCGTTTTGACTAACCAGCAAACATGTTTGGATGGTCTCAACACTATAGCTTCTGATCAAAGAGTGAAAAACGACTTGTCGTCATCACTCTCCGATGACATAAAGCTTCATAGTGTCACCCTAGCCTTGTTCAAGAAGGGTTGGGTgcctgaaaataaaataagaacatCATGGCCACAAAACGGAagacatttgaatttcaaaaatgGTCGTTTACCAATGAAAATGTCAAATAAAGCACGTGCTATATATGATTCTGCTAGACAACATGGAAGAAAATTACTTCAAACGAATAGTGGTGAAGATAGTGTTGTGGTGAGTGATATTGTAGTTGTTAGCCAAGATGGAAGTGGAAATTTTACCACCATCAACGACGCAATAGCCGCTGCACCGAATAACACAGTTGCTAGCGATGGATACTTCTTCATTTTAATCACTAAAGGTGTGTATCAAGAGTATGTATCTATACCCAAAAACAAGAAGTACTTGATGATGGTTGGAGAAGGAATCAATCAAACAGTTATCACAGGTGATCACAATGTTGTTGATGGGTCCACTACATTCAATTCGGCCACATTTG CTGTGGTAGCTCAAGGGTTTGTAGCTGTAAACATAACATTCCGCAACACCGCTGGACCAGGAAAACACCAAGCAGTTGCAATGAGAA ATATGTCTACCTTCTATAGTTGCAGTTTTGAAGGGTATCAAGACACATTGTATACACATTCTCTAAGGCAGTTTTATAGAGAATGTGATATTTATGGAACTGTTGACTTCATATTTGGAAATGCTGCGGTTGTTTTGCAAAATTGTAACATTTATCCTCGCCTTCCTCTTAGTGGTCAATTCAATTCCATCACAGCTCAAGGTCGAACCGATCCAAATCAAAACACTGGAACCTCTATACAAAATGCAACTATTAAAGCAGCAGATGATTTGGCTCCTAAAGTTGGAACTGTTCAAACATATCTAGGGAGACCATGGAAGGAATACTCAAGGACAGTTTTTATGCAATCATCTATGGATAGTTTCATAAACTCAGCTGGTTGGCATGATTGGAATGGTAGTTTTGCATTGAGCACTTTGTACTATGCAGAATACAATAATAGAGGTGCAGGTTCAAGCACTGTGAATCATGTTACATGGCCTGGTTATCATGTTATTGGTGCTACTGATGCAGCCAATTTCACAGTGTCAAATTTTCTAAGTGGTGATGATTGGATTCCTCAAACTGGTGTACCATACTTGAGTGGATTGATATAG